One stretch of Burkholderia pyrrocinia DNA includes these proteins:
- a CDS encoding entericidin A/B family lipoprotein, with amino-acid sequence MTASKIIARLVAALALAGLGFGLAGCNTVQGFGQDVNAAGNALKRAAE; translated from the coding sequence GTGACGGCATCGAAGATCATTGCGCGGCTGGTTGCCGCGCTGGCGCTGGCGGGGCTGGGCTTCGGCCTCGCGGGCTGCAATACCGTCCAGGGCTTCGGGCAGGACGTCAACGCCGCCGGCAACGCGCTGAAGCGCGCCGCGGAGTGA
- the leuC gene encoding 3-isopropylmalate dehydratase large subunit — MAQTLYDKLWNTHVVHTEDDGTTLLYIDRQLLHEVTSPQAFEGLKMTQRPVWRISANLAVSDHNVPTTDRSHGIADPVSKLQVDTLDSNCDAFGITQFKMNDVRQGIVHIIGPEQGATLPGMTIVCGDSHTSTHGAFGALAHGIGTSEVEHVLATQTLLQKKSKNMLVKVEGALPRGCTAKDIVLAIIGKIGTAGGTGYAIEFGGSTIRALTMEGRMTVCNMAIEAGARAGMVAVDDTTIDYLKGRPFVPTGAEWDQAVEYWRQFKSDEGAQFDRVVELNAAEIVPQVTWGTSPEMVTSIDGRVPDPEREKDPVKRDAMERALAYMALEPNTPIESIKVDKIFIGSCTNARIEDIRAAAYVVKKLNRRIASNVRLAMVVPGSGLVKAQAEREGLDKVFTDAGFEWREPGCSMCLAMNADRLDPGERCASTSNRNFEGRQGAGGRTHLVSPAMAAAAAIEGHFVDIRKLG, encoded by the coding sequence ATGGCACAGACTCTCTACGACAAACTGTGGAATACCCACGTCGTCCACACCGAGGATGACGGCACGACCTTGCTGTACATCGACCGTCAGCTGCTGCATGAAGTCACGAGCCCGCAGGCGTTCGAAGGGCTGAAGATGACGCAGCGTCCGGTGTGGCGCATCAGCGCGAACCTGGCCGTGTCGGATCACAACGTGCCGACGACGGACCGCAGCCACGGCATCGCCGATCCCGTCTCGAAGCTGCAGGTCGACACGCTCGACTCGAACTGCGATGCATTCGGCATCACGCAGTTCAAGATGAACGACGTGCGCCAGGGCATCGTCCACATCATCGGGCCGGAGCAGGGTGCGACGCTGCCGGGCATGACGATCGTGTGCGGCGATTCGCATACGTCGACGCACGGCGCGTTCGGCGCGCTCGCGCACGGCATCGGCACGTCGGAAGTCGAGCACGTGCTGGCGACGCAGACGCTGCTGCAGAAGAAGAGCAAGAACATGCTCGTGAAGGTCGAGGGCGCACTGCCGCGCGGCTGTACCGCGAAGGACATCGTGCTCGCGATCATCGGCAAGATCGGCACGGCAGGCGGCACGGGCTACGCGATCGAATTCGGCGGCTCGACCATTCGCGCGCTGACGATGGAAGGCCGCATGACGGTCTGCAACATGGCGATCGAGGCCGGCGCGCGCGCGGGCATGGTCGCGGTGGACGACACGACGATCGATTACCTGAAGGGCCGTCCGTTCGTGCCGACCGGCGCGGAATGGGATCAGGCCGTCGAATACTGGCGCCAGTTCAAGTCGGACGAAGGCGCGCAGTTCGACCGCGTCGTCGAGCTGAACGCAGCCGAGATCGTCCCGCAGGTCACGTGGGGCACGTCGCCGGAAATGGTCACGTCGATCGACGGCCGCGTGCCCGATCCCGAGCGCGAGAAGGATCCGGTCAAGCGCGACGCGATGGAGCGCGCGCTGGCCTACATGGCGCTCGAGCCGAACACGCCGATCGAATCGATCAAGGTCGACAAGATCTTCATCGGCTCGTGCACGAACGCTCGGATCGAGGACATTCGCGCGGCCGCGTATGTCGTGAAGAAGCTGAACCGTCGCATCGCGTCGAACGTGCGGCTCGCGATGGTCGTGCCGGGCTCGGGCCTCGTGAAGGCGCAGGCCGAACGCGAAGGGCTCGACAAGGTGTTCACCGACGCCGGTTTCGAATGGCGCGAGCCGGGCTGCTCGATGTGCCTCGCGATGAACGCCGACCGGCTCGATCCGGGCGAGCGTTGCGCGTCGACGTCGAACCGCAACTTCGAAGGCCGGCAGGGCGCGGGCGGTCGCACGCACCTCGTGAGCCCTGCGATGGCGGCGGCCGCGGCGATCGAAGGCCATTTCGTCGACATTCGCAAGCTGGGGTGA
- a CDS encoding flavin monoamine oxidase family protein yields MNAPERLPHTLPYIDTLYDYGAFLSRTGGRLGTLPAEGAHDARIAIVGAGVGGLVAACELLRAGARQVVVFEANRARVGGRLLTQSINPDHPHLLAEMGAMRFPPSQAALYHYLDRFGVDSASAFPDPGIVDTEIHYQGHAYRWPAGDAPPALFERVDRGWRAFIRDGVRLDDGTLLPAPAELTALLRAHRYDDARRGWQQYIDRFGDESFYSAIVKIFTGATPPGGVRWRRGEDLRLFGTLGIGSGGFQPVYRASFLEILRIVVNELEVDQRLIPAGIFALAQGLLDDGADGAHVRDCIVYAAVRGVTKQPDGTFALALDDGSTRVFDRVIVATTTRAMQVGMGMTGIANLFAPDVVRAINETHMVSSSKLFVLTRDKFWLKHGLPHNIQTDTLARGIYCLDYAPDDPDAHGVVLISYTWEDDSHKILSLTDKIERFKRLVAEIGVVSPAFAAHLRPLDDDYARNVTSHDWLSDRYALGAFKLNYPGEDIHSQALFYQFQTAADPSTDRGIYLAGCCCSFTGGWIEGAVQTAINAASAVIRSLGGTLADGNPLDAMRSRYRYGD; encoded by the coding sequence CTGCCGCACACGCTACCGTACATCGACACGCTGTACGACTATGGCGCTTTCCTGTCCCGCACCGGTGGCCGTCTCGGCACGCTGCCGGCCGAAGGCGCGCACGATGCGCGGATCGCGATCGTCGGCGCGGGCGTCGGCGGCCTCGTCGCGGCGTGCGAACTGCTGCGTGCGGGTGCCCGGCAGGTCGTCGTGTTCGAGGCGAATCGTGCGCGCGTCGGCGGCCGCCTGCTGACCCAGTCGATCAATCCCGATCATCCGCATCTGCTCGCCGAAATGGGTGCGATGCGCTTTCCGCCGTCGCAGGCCGCGCTTTACCACTACCTCGACCGGTTCGGCGTCGACAGCGCATCCGCGTTTCCCGACCCGGGCATCGTCGATACCGAGATCCACTACCAGGGCCACGCGTATCGCTGGCCGGCCGGCGATGCACCGCCCGCACTGTTCGAGCGCGTCGACCGCGGCTGGCGCGCGTTCATTCGCGACGGCGTGCGGCTCGACGACGGCACGCTGCTGCCCGCGCCGGCCGAACTGACGGCACTGCTGCGCGCGCATCGCTACGACGACGCGCGGCGCGGCTGGCAGCAGTACATCGACCGGTTCGGCGACGAGTCGTTCTATTCGGCGATCGTGAAGATCTTCACGGGCGCAACGCCGCCCGGCGGCGTGCGCTGGCGCAGGGGCGAGGACCTGCGCCTGTTCGGCACGCTCGGCATCGGATCGGGCGGCTTCCAGCCGGTCTATCGCGCGTCGTTCCTCGAAATCCTGCGGATCGTCGTCAACGAGCTCGAGGTCGACCAGCGGCTGATCCCGGCCGGCATCTTCGCGCTCGCGCAGGGGCTGCTGGACGACGGCGCCGACGGCGCGCACGTGCGCGACTGCATCGTTTACGCGGCCGTGCGCGGCGTGACGAAGCAGCCCGACGGCACGTTTGCGCTCGCGCTCGACGACGGATCGACGCGCGTGTTCGACCGCGTGATCGTCGCGACGACGACGCGCGCGATGCAGGTCGGCATGGGCATGACGGGCATCGCGAACCTGTTCGCGCCGGACGTCGTCCGCGCGATCAACGAGACGCACATGGTCAGTTCGTCGAAGCTTTTCGTGCTGACCCGCGACAAGTTCTGGCTCAAGCACGGGCTGCCGCACAACATCCAGACCGATACGCTCGCGCGCGGCATCTACTGCCTCGACTACGCGCCCGACGATCCCGACGCGCATGGCGTCGTGCTGATCAGCTACACGTGGGAGGACGATTCGCACAAGATCCTGTCGCTCACCGACAAGATCGAGCGTTTCAAGCGGCTCGTTGCCGAGATCGGCGTCGTGTCGCCGGCGTTTGCCGCACACCTGCGCCCGCTCGACGACGACTACGCGCGCAACGTCACGAGCCACGACTGGCTGTCGGACCGCTACGCGCTGGGCGCGTTCAAGCTGAACTATCCGGGTGAGGACATCCACTCGCAGGCGCTGTTCTACCAGTTCCAGACGGCGGCCGATCCGTCGACCGACCGCGGGATCTATCTGGCCGGCTGCTGCTGTTCGTTCACGGGCGGCTGGATCGAGGGCGCGGTGCAGACCGCGATCAACGCGGCGAGCGCGGTGATCCGCAGCCTCGGCGGCACGCTCGCCGACGGCAATCCGCTCGATGCGATGCGCAGCCGCTATCGGTACGGCGACTGA
- the leuD gene encoding 3-isopropylmalate dehydratase small subunit, translated as MEKFTVHTGVVAPLDRENVDTDAIIPKQFLKSIKRTGFGPNAFDEWRYLDHGEPGQDNSKRPLNPDFVLNQPRYQGASVLVARKNFGCGSSREHAPWALQQYGFRAIIAPSFADIFFNNCYKNGLLPIVLTEQQVDHVFNDTYAFNGYQLTIDLDAQVVRTGDGREYPFEIAAFRKYCLLNGFDDIGLTLRHADKIRQFEAERLVKQPWLNTKLVG; from the coding sequence ATGGAAAAATTCACAGTACATACCGGCGTCGTGGCGCCGCTCGATCGCGAGAACGTCGACACCGACGCGATCATCCCGAAGCAGTTCCTGAAGTCGATCAAGCGCACGGGCTTCGGTCCGAACGCGTTCGACGAGTGGCGTTACCTCGATCACGGCGAGCCGGGCCAGGACAACTCGAAGCGTCCGCTGAATCCCGATTTCGTGCTGAACCAGCCGCGCTACCAGGGCGCATCGGTGCTGGTCGCGCGCAAGAACTTCGGCTGCGGCAGCTCGCGCGAGCACGCGCCGTGGGCGCTGCAGCAGTACGGTTTCCGCGCGATCATCGCGCCGAGCTTCGCGGACATCTTCTTCAACAACTGCTACAAGAACGGCCTGCTGCCGATCGTGCTGACCGAGCAGCAGGTCGATCACGTGTTCAACGACACGTACGCGTTCAACGGCTACCAGCTGACGATCGACCTCGACGCGCAGGTCGTGCGCACGGGCGACGGCCGCGAGTATCCGTTCGAGATCGCCGCGTTCCGCAAGTACTGCCTGCTGAACGGCTTCGACGACATCGGCCTCACGCTGCGCCATGCGGACAAGATCCGCCAGTTCGAAGCCGAGCGGCTCGTGAAGCAGCCGTGGCTCAACACCAAGCTGGTCGGCTGA
- the leuB gene encoding 3-isopropylmalate dehydrogenase — protein MKIAVLPGDGIGPEIVNEAVKVLNALDEKFELEHAPVGGAGYEASGHPLADATLKLAKEADAILFGAVGDWKYDSLERALRPEQAILGLRKHLELFANFRPAICYPQLVDASPLKPELVAGLDILIVRELNGDIYFGQPRGVRAAPDGPFAGEREGFDTMRYSEPEVRRIAHVAFQAARKRAKKLLSVDKSNVLETSQFWRDIMIDVSKEYADVELSHMYVDNAAMQLAKAPKQFDVIVTGNMFGDILSDEASMLTGSIGMLPSASLDKNNKGLYEPSHGSAPDIAGKGIANPLATILSAAMLLRYSLNRAEQADRIERAVKTVLEQGYRTGDIATPGCKQVGTAAMGDAVVAAL, from the coding sequence ATGAAGATTGCAGTGCTGCCCGGCGACGGCATCGGTCCGGAAATCGTCAACGAAGCGGTCAAGGTGCTGAACGCACTCGACGAGAAGTTCGAACTCGAGCACGCGCCGGTCGGCGGCGCGGGCTACGAGGCGAGCGGCCATCCGCTGGCCGACGCGACGCTGAAGCTCGCGAAGGAAGCCGACGCGATCCTGTTCGGCGCCGTAGGCGACTGGAAGTACGACTCGCTCGAGCGCGCGCTGCGCCCCGAGCAGGCGATCCTCGGGCTGCGCAAGCATCTCGAGCTGTTCGCGAACTTCCGTCCGGCGATCTGCTATCCGCAGCTCGTCGATGCTTCGCCGCTCAAGCCCGAGCTCGTCGCGGGCCTCGACATCCTGATCGTGCGCGAACTGAACGGAGACATCTACTTCGGCCAGCCGCGCGGCGTGCGTGCCGCACCGGACGGCCCGTTCGCCGGCGAGCGCGAAGGCTTCGACACGATGCGCTACTCGGAACCGGAAGTGCGCCGCATCGCGCACGTCGCGTTCCAGGCCGCACGCAAGCGCGCGAAGAAGCTGCTGTCGGTCGACAAGTCGAACGTGCTCGAAACGTCGCAGTTCTGGCGCGACATCATGATCGACGTGTCGAAGGAATACGCGGACGTCGAGCTGTCGCACATGTACGTCGACAACGCGGCGATGCAGCTCGCGAAGGCGCCGAAGCAGTTCGACGTGATCGTCACGGGCAACATGTTCGGCGACATCCTGTCGGATGAAGCGTCGATGCTGACGGGCTCGATCGGCATGCTGCCGTCGGCGTCGCTCGACAAGAACAACAAGGGCCTGTACGAACCGTCGCACGGTTCGGCACCGGACATCGCGGGCAAGGGCATCGCGAACCCGCTCGCGACGATCCTGTCGGCCGCGATGCTGCTGCGCTACTCGCTGAATCGCGCGGAGCAGGCCGATCGCATCGAGCGCGCGGTGAAAACGGTGCTCGAACAGGGCTACCGCACGGGCGACATCGCGACGCCGGGCTGCAAGCAGGTCGGTACGGCGGCGATGGGCGACGCGGTGGTCGCGGCGCTGTAA
- a CDS encoding glutathione S-transferase, which translates to MRYELYYWPEIQGRGEYVRLALEAAEADYVDVARESGRGMGVSAMMRMMDSTKAECVPFAPPFLKAGDVVVGQTANILLFLGARLGLAPDDEAGRLWVHQLQLTVADFVTEIHDTHHPIASGLYYEDQKAEAAERAADFLENRLPKFLGYFDRVLEQNPHKSGYIAGSALSYADLSMFQLIDGLRYAFPKAMKRAERKVAALVALHDRVARHPPVARYLDSERRIPFNDMGIFRHYPELDQ; encoded by the coding sequence ATGCGATACGAACTCTATTACTGGCCCGAGATCCAGGGTCGCGGCGAATATGTGCGGCTCGCGCTCGAGGCGGCCGAAGCCGACTATGTCGACGTCGCGCGCGAATCGGGGCGCGGCATGGGCGTGTCGGCGATGATGCGCATGATGGACAGCACGAAAGCGGAATGCGTGCCGTTCGCGCCGCCGTTCCTGAAGGCCGGCGACGTGGTCGTCGGGCAGACCGCAAATATCCTGCTGTTCCTCGGTGCGCGGCTCGGGCTCGCGCCCGACGACGAGGCCGGCCGGCTGTGGGTGCACCAGCTCCAGCTGACCGTCGCCGATTTCGTCACCGAGATCCACGACACGCATCATCCGATCGCAAGCGGCCTGTACTACGAGGACCAGAAAGCGGAAGCGGCCGAGCGCGCGGCCGATTTCCTCGAGAATCGGCTGCCGAAATTCCTCGGCTACTTCGATCGCGTGCTCGAACAGAATCCGCACAAGAGCGGTTATATCGCCGGCAGCGCGCTCAGCTATGCGGACCTGTCGATGTTCCAGTTGATCGACGGGCTGCGCTACGCGTTTCCGAAGGCGATGAAGCGCGCCGAGCGGAAGGTCGCGGCGCTCGTCGCACTGCACGACCGCGTCGCGCGGCATCCGCCCGTCGCGCGTTATCTCGACTCGGAGCGCCGCATCCCGTTCAACGACATGGGGATCTTCCGGCACTATCCGGAGCTGGACCAATAG
- the asd gene encoding aspartate-semialdehyde dehydrogenase: protein MNVGLVGWRGMVGSVLMQRMQEEGDFDLIEPVFFSTSNTGGKAPSFAKNETTLKDATNVDELKKCDVIITCQGGDYTNDVFPKLRAAGWNGYWIDAASSLRMNDDAVIILDPVNLDVIKDALVKGTKNFVGGNCTVSLMLMALGGLFRENLVDWMTAMTYQAASGAGAQNMRELLSQMGTLNGAVQEQLADPASAILDIDRRVLAAMNSDAMPTSNFGVPLAGSLIPWIDKDLGNGMSKEEWKGGAETNKILGKPAMGEPGSIPVDGLCVRIGAMRCHSQALTIKLNKDVPLDEINGILASANDWVKVVPNEREASMRDLSPAKITGTLTVPVGRLRKLAMGGEYLSAFTVGDQLLWGAAEPLRRMLRILLDK from the coding sequence ATGAACGTAGGTCTCGTAGGTTGGCGCGGCATGGTCGGCAGCGTCCTGATGCAGCGCATGCAGGAAGAGGGCGATTTCGACCTGATCGAACCGGTGTTTTTCAGCACCAGCAACACGGGTGGCAAAGCGCCGTCGTTCGCGAAAAACGAGACTACGCTCAAGGACGCGACCAACGTCGACGAGCTGAAGAAGTGCGACGTGATCATCACGTGCCAGGGCGGCGACTACACGAACGACGTGTTCCCGAAGCTGCGCGCGGCCGGCTGGAACGGCTACTGGATCGATGCGGCATCGTCGCTGCGGATGAACGACGACGCGGTCATCATCCTCGATCCGGTCAACCTCGACGTGATCAAGGATGCGCTCGTCAAGGGCACGAAGAACTTCGTCGGCGGCAACTGCACGGTCAGCCTGATGCTGATGGCGCTCGGCGGCCTGTTCCGCGAGAACCTCGTCGACTGGATGACGGCGATGACCTACCAGGCCGCCTCGGGCGCGGGCGCGCAGAACATGCGCGAGCTGCTGTCGCAGATGGGCACGCTGAACGGCGCGGTGCAGGAACAGCTCGCCGATCCGGCTTCCGCGATTCTCGACATCGACCGCCGCGTGCTGGCCGCGATGAACAGCGACGCGATGCCCACCAGCAACTTCGGCGTGCCGCTCGCCGGCTCGCTGATCCCGTGGATCGACAAGGATCTCGGCAACGGGATGTCGAAGGAAGAGTGGAAGGGCGGCGCGGAAACCAACAAGATTCTCGGCAAGCCGGCGATGGGCGAGCCGGGCTCGATCCCGGTCGACGGCCTGTGCGTGCGGATCGGCGCGATGCGCTGCCACTCGCAGGCGCTGACGATCAAGCTGAACAAGGACGTGCCGCTCGACGAGATCAACGGCATCCTCGCATCGGCGAACGACTGGGTGAAGGTCGTGCCGAACGAGCGTGAAGCATCGATGCGCGACCTGTCGCCGGCGAAGATCACCGGCACGCTGACGGTGCCGGTCGGCCGCCTGCGCAAGCTCGCGATGGGCGGCGAATACCTGTCGGCATTCACGGTCGGCGATCAGCTGCTGTGGGGCGCGGCCGAGCCGCTGCGCCGCATGCTGCGCATCCTGCTCGACAAGTAA
- a CDS encoding cupin domain-containing protein has protein sequence MKLGLNESLARLDEEGTLFTTLFRHGTLDVELYRPHIEDKQKPHTRDEVYVIATGTSRFVVDGRECDVAAGDALFVPAQAEHRFVGFSDDFSTWVFFYGPEGGERGNRGA, from the coding sequence ATGAAGCTCGGCCTGAACGAATCGCTTGCTCGCCTCGACGAAGAAGGCACGCTGTTCACGACGCTGTTTCGCCACGGCACGCTCGACGTCGAGCTGTACCGGCCGCACATCGAGGACAAGCAGAAGCCGCATACGCGCGACGAGGTTTACGTGATCGCCACCGGCACCTCGCGCTTCGTCGTCGACGGACGCGAATGCGACGTCGCGGCAGGCGACGCGCTGTTCGTCCCTGCGCAGGCGGAGCACCGCTTCGTCGGTTTCTCCGACGACTTCTCGACCTGGGTGTTCTTCTACGGCCCCGAAGGCGGCGAACGCGGCAACCGCGGCGCATGA